Below is a window of Quercus robur chromosome 6, dhQueRobu3.1, whole genome shotgun sequence DNA.
TAATGGCACATCCATGGGGATTAAAAGTCTTCTTCCTGCAGATATGTCACATGATGATGAATGCAGCTACACTATGACCGTAGTTTTAAGTTTTGTACTCAAATTCACATGGGCcaggaaaaaaaaggatatcACATGCGCAATCTATATTATTACCCCATGTCTTAGGGTTGTAgttctattttaatttgattgcaACAGcttctttgtttggttgtatGCATATATTAATGGTCACTGCGagtgttttttttatatctgGTACTTATCAGGTGCAGAGGCCACGGAGCCAATGAGGGGGatcaaaagaaatgaaaaacatttccttgacttagcaaaaaaagaaaagaaaaagacatttGTTCACTTGCCAGTATGCCTTACTGAAGAGCTTTTAATAGTGTTGATGGAAGTTTTTCACCAATGATGAGTGGCCttttgtgatgtaattgggaAATACATTTGTTTCTGGCTTGGCAAAGAAGCTTGGGATGTTTCATTTCCTACTAGTTAGTTGCAATTTAAACAAATCAAGGGAGCAGGTTCCTTGTCCAGGGCTGGTGCCATTCTTGTATCTGTTTCTGCTTTTGCATGGTACTTGTGTTTAGAGCAATCAGCTTCTTGTTTGTACGAGTAGCGTATCAATTATTTTACCTTTTGTGCAAGTGATGATGAAATGTGTGTGATAATGATAACAACTTATGTTGGTAGGCAACATTGAAAAATAATAGGGATATGTATTTGCAGCATATATACAGTCATTCATTTTCAGCAACAATTTTCCTTATTTAAACTTCATTATTAGAGGTTTGTCACAGCTGCTAATCATTTTTTGTATATTGAAGGATCAAATACCATGTCGGAATACAGACTATAGTGGGAagtaatgaaatttgatatgcatataaattttcttttctggCAGTCATGCAAACTTAAATACCAAAGATTGCTGAAGTTAATTTTTTCAGTGAAGAAGTTCTAGAATCCTTGCTTTTTATCGTTTCATTTTGGTTAGTTTACTATCTTATTGTTGAATTGGTTATTGATGACACTGGAAGTGACACTGCATGACTTCTTGGTAATATGTTTAGGTGTCTGTTGTATTACTTATAAGGCAGAAATCATCTTTATTAAGAAGGGAAGAGCACAAGATGTCTCCTCAATAATATAAGAACATATCAACCCCTGAAGATGTCACAAACAATAAATACATAAGAACCCCACAACCTAAGGGAAGTCATAAAAGGAAGAATACGGTAATAATCATCAAGAACAGGTAGGAATGTTTTGCTGTGAAAAGCAGGCTAACAAATGAGATCAATATGTTGTAAAGGCTGTAGCAACTGTTGCAGCACATATAAGGAAGAAGAGATGAGAAATCGACAACTTGATGGAATTTCCAGCTGATGAATTGCCTTCTGTTGATGGCACGGTTTTAGATCCACTTCCTACACAAGTGAACATCAACACGAATGAACAAAGTAGATAAATGAATCCTTGAGGATTCATTGATgaataaatgataaataaaactTGTTTAGTGCCACTTATTTATTAAGGTATATTGAAAAGATTGAACTTTTTAAACCCAGAATGTGGCTTGTATGAGTCAACATTTGACTGATCATGATATttttgcatgtaattgaacAAATGAAGCAGTTTGTACCTGAAGGAGTTGTATTTGAAGATTCTGTTGATCCTGCAGGAGAGGCGGCCGGTGACGCAGCTGCCAATATTCAGGAAGTATGTTAGCGGagatgaaaatgatgatttaatATTTGTCTAAAATGGTATTCAGGAAGTATGTTAGCGGagatgaaaatgatgatttaatATTTGTCTAAAATGGTAGCCAGGGAGGATTTTGCATCCATACACAAGGCTATACAAGCATATTAAAGGcctgtttggttgtgttgtttaaataacacaaCACATATTTCTACAATACTTTTTTATTCACACGTATTTCTATAATacttaaacaatattactagaataatattaccaaacaggccctaaaatgtaaaaaaaatgagaattatAATGTGTTCTTACCATTACAGCGGCTGATAGGTGGGGTCTGAACATTACAAGCACCAGGCAGGGCTAGAGCCAGAGTCTGGTTTATGTTGATTCCCAATGACGCGCCACCACCATTAAGGACTTGACACAAGCACTGTGGTTGCGAGCGGACTACACTAGCAAGCTGTGAGCAGCAGCTTGAAGATGGTGTTGAGGAGTTGCCGGTAATGTAGTTAAGGCATGGTGACATACTGATGATCACATTTGAACAACTTGACTGAGCCGTAGCTCCTGCCCAGAGCATAGTCACCAAGACTAGGACCAGAGCCATCTCCATTTTTCCATGAGCCATTGGAAGTTGTCAAATATGTGCTAGAAATGCCTGTGGATTGCTCTGATCTTGTATCACTTAAGTTTTGGATTAGTTTGGTGGAGCAAGGGGGGAGATTTATGGCTTTTTGTAGggaaatcaagaaagaaagagacaaaTGAATGATGGGTTTGTGTGGTTCAACAACTTCTCCTACTTTCTAACGAGCTTCTAATGCGTGGTCCTAGACATTTGGCGTGCTTAGAAGTTCATGTGTTCTGACCTGGAGACTTGGAATTTTCTTCAGTAGTTATGCCTAGGAAGAAAATATTAATCTTTGAAGTTCGTTTATGTTGGTGACTGACTCCAAATATAATTGAGAAGTCTAAAATACAAATTTCCTTAACCAATCAATTGATTAACTAGGAAGACTGCATTCATCTATGATCCTTGAGTAGAAAGTGTTTGTCACGGAATCTAGTACAAATGGCCTTGTCATTCATTTAATAAGTCCAATTCTTAACATTTTGGTTCAAACTGACAATTTTTTCTTACGGTATCAGACTTCAgagtgaatttttattttaatcccTTACAAAATTTCAGCTGATTTAGGttgcttttctttcctttgaaaCTTCTTTTTTACTCCTTTTATTGTGATTTAGATTTTGGGGTGATGAATTTTGATTGGTGTTTGATATTTTGCATTATGGGATTTGATGATGGAGTTTTGTATGGCTCTGCTCAATGTTAAAAATAATGCCTCTTTGTGACACGGGCTAggtgttgacaaaattttgggCCTAAAGTAGAAGTATTGAAAGGCCGAAAAGGCCATAAAAAGAGACTAAGAAATGAAACGGGCCCATGATTCAACGCGGCAAACTCAgaaaaccaaatccaaaaccaaagccttgcatATGTACttgtttggtaagagatttatagtaatattatttgtattttttaaaaatatatgtaatattatttaaataataaaaactgttgtttaagtAATAATAACAAACAGCCCTATATTTATTAGACAACCCGTGACTCTCTATGCAAGATCAGAAATAAAGAGTGTTGAGAAAAATCGTGTACCGGAGATTCGGGCATGGCTTGACAGAGATTTCTGAGtggacctttttctttttccttcctaCTTCATTAAGACACACCAATAGCATTCCTCTAAACTATCTGCTAACTCAGTTCTTCTGACAAACCAATACAGTTTCTCTAACTCTCTACTACATTCCAAAATCCAAACAGAAATATTAAACAAACACAATCTATCAAAGTATACACGGAACACACGGCTCCACCTCCCATTCTACACCGCCACAGATCTTGATAGACTTTTCAAATAATTCTATAGTATATGTGTAGTCTCACGTTGAAAATAATTCTCTAATATATGTGTAGTCCCATATTGAATAATGATAAGATAAATTAATAGTTtatagggtaaattacatatttggtccctaacttttacactatattttaatttagtccctaacttttcaattgtgtcaatttgatccctaacttTTCAATGTCGTGTTAATTTAGTCCCTAATGTTATATCTTAGATGGAAATTGCTAACATGACAAgcggccaaaataaaatttaagtttattgtCTCATCAatgaaagctaatttttttgttttgaccaTTAGACATGTCATaaattttcatctaaaaaataatgttagggactaaattgacacgatattaaaatgttagggaccaaattgacacaattgaaagattATGGATTAAATTGGAATATAGTATATAGGATAGGGACTAATTATGTAGTTTACCCtagtttatataatataattgaatatATGCTCGTTGAGCTTGGGTACCCAAAAGGCTGAAGCCTTTTTGAGTCTTATACAAGAACTTACGCCTCactgtattttttatttatcccctctcttcctctctctatctcttcctAATACAGCAAAGTCTTAATCATCTCAACCACATGACCGTTCAACCCAAGCAAAGTCTTAATCATCTCGTTCAACCCACAGCAAGTGTAAAAATGAGATGAACAATCTCCCATCTAATCACCATTAGGAATGACATTGAAGCATACTTATGACCGTTCAACCCAACTGATGGCAGTGGCATTGCTCGAGCCAAACGGCTCGAAGACACCCACAGTAATGTTCTGCTTAtgcccaatatatatatatatatatataaaagggacGGATCCAGGTggggtccaattttttttagtcattctatatttcatttttgtaattgaGTCTATTTTTCCCAATCAGTTTAGTTAGCTTAACTCAAATAGCAACTATTTAaccaaaaaacttaacaaaaacaataaaaatattaacaatggtaattgtattttagcaaaaaactattttacaaccaaagaacaaaaaaaatcatatgttattggagaagttaaagctaaatttttggCAATTACAGTAAACTGATATAAATACTAGTtgactgtagcaagttgttaagaataaaatacaatattttattaggatTATATTTCttcctttaattaaaaaactcaaattccctctcttccttattattttaatgagttgtttatattattttaaatgaagtgataaaaaaaaaaaaagaacatttgatattgggtgtaATGTAAAGtgagatgataaaatagataaggTAGCTTTTTAAGgtactaaaaactaaaatttttatcacCACCACTGTGAATGccctaacttaaaaaaaaaaaaaaaaaaaaaaaaaaaaaaaaaaaaaaaatcttagctagcgtagtattaaaaaaaacattattttgtttttgtttttatctttgttggtagatgattgcttcttaatactatatggatatttgtttggactttttttttttttatactttgtcCCTCACTAACTTAAAATCTTAGGTCCGTcccgaatatatatatatatatatatatatatatatatatatatatatatatatatatattattattattattatacacaAAAATCAATAGGTTGGAATGCTTTGGGCTATGGTGATGGCTGTAGGtcctaaaaataaagaaaaaactgtCGAGGGTGACCAGTGTAACTCAACCAAAGACCTTTCGACGATTAAGTCAGTTTTCTCTTTAGAATACAAGGATGTAAAATAGTAAATGGTTGAACTTAACTTGGGTGAATGAGACTTActccttttatagagagtttgAAGTGAGTCTACTTGTTCGAGTCCACCACCATCATGGGTGATGTATGTGGTTAATGGAGAAAGTAGGATACATGGAGCGGATTACGGGAAATTTCCTCCGCATTTTAGGAGTAGTATATTGTGGTTTGATTATATGAAGCCCTTTGAGAAGTTCACATAAGAATGTTAGGAGAAGGAAAATTAGTCCTTAGGAAAGGATGCATTGCTTAACGCAAGAGGAAAGTTCGCACCAACTCCTGGAGGACCATATCCTAGTTGACATTGATGGAAGAGAGTTCCAAATTTCGGCAATTTAAATCGATGCTATACTTTGTGTCATCCCtatgaaattaattaaatatttcgAATCAGgagatcataaaaaaaaaaaaaaaaaaaaaaacaaacaaacaaaaatattattattattattattattattatttttgttttttgttttttacaaaaACCTTACCCCATTACCCAAAATCCACAAAGATGCACAACAAAAAGTACAACAGAAAAAGAAATGCACCAAAAtatcagagaaaaaaaaaaagttcatccAAAAAAAGATTCGGGCATGGCTTTAGAGTTTAGAGAGGTTTGATAGTGGACTTCTTTTCCTTC
It encodes the following:
- the LOC126689468 gene encoding non-specific lipid transfer protein GPI-anchored 5-like, which produces MAHGKMEMALVLVLVTMLWAGATAQSSCSNVIISMSPCLNYITGNSSTPSSSCCSQLASVVRSQPQCLCQVLNGGGASLGININQTLALALPGACNVQTPPISRCNAASPAASPAGSTESSNTTPSGSGSKTVPSTEGNSSAGNSIKLSISHLFFLICAATVATAFTTY